A region from the Flavobacterium enshiense genome encodes:
- a CDS encoding DUF4105 domain-containing protein: protein MIPHISSVRFFKYLLITFFFITSAGAQNAILSEKATVSLLTCGTGAELYSLYGHTALRINDPANNIDIVYNYGTFDFTTPNFYGKFVKGDLEYFVSTSSFEEFNYSYVYDDRDIFEQKLNLTQAQKQQIYAELGDVLASEKRFYTYKFIDRNCTTMVRDVINKVLPHPISTNVPDTQKKYRQILYDYQTDKFYENLGINLMFGAKTDKQCDQLFLPIELLQGIEQTKIDGKKLSGSTVTVFKSSQNGAQKSLWNNIYTFALALLVLAYLVYKKRKAAIVYLAVVGTMGLFFSLVGLYSLHQEILWNYNALLISPLFLPLVWLVLQKNTVWVNRLVLVSFGCIAIYLIYMLNKAHLIMMIPIVVTTSASLWKVRKTSV, encoded by the coding sequence ATGATACCACATATTTCATCCGTCAGGTTTTTCAAATATTTACTGATTACTTTCTTTTTTATCACTTCGGCAGGAGCACAAAATGCCATTTTATCTGAAAAAGCTACGGTAAGCCTGCTCACCTGCGGAACCGGAGCGGAATTATATTCTTTATACGGACACACCGCGCTTCGCATTAATGACCCCGCAAACAATATAGACATTGTTTACAATTATGGTACTTTCGACTTTACCACACCAAATTTTTACGGAAAATTCGTTAAAGGCGATTTGGAATACTTTGTAAGCACCAGCAGCTTTGAAGAATTCAATTACAGCTATGTCTATGACGACCGCGATATTTTCGAACAGAAATTGAACCTCACTCAGGCGCAAAAACAACAGATTTACGCAGAGCTAGGCGATGTTCTTGCCTCTGAGAAACGCTTCTATACGTATAAATTCATAGATAGGAATTGCACCACCATGGTACGCGATGTGATAAACAAAGTATTACCACATCCGATTTCGACCAATGTTCCTGATACCCAAAAAAAATACCGACAGATCCTTTATGATTACCAGACCGATAAATTCTACGAGAACCTGGGAATCAACTTGATGTTTGGAGCTAAGACCGACAAACAGTGCGACCAGTTATTCCTCCCGATAGAATTATTGCAGGGCATTGAACAGACAAAAATTGACGGTAAAAAATTAAGCGGCAGCACGGTAACTGTTTTTAAAAGTTCACAAAACGGCGCCCAAAAATCGCTTTGGAACAACATTTATACTTTTGCGCTGGCCTTGTTGGTCTTAGCTTATTTGGTTTACAAAAAGAGAAAGGCAGCAATTGTTTATTTAGCTGTTGTGGGAACAATGGGGTTATTCTTTTCTTTGGTGGGATTGTACTCTCTTCATCAGGAAATATTGTGGAATTACAATGCATTACTGATTAGTCCTCTTTTCCTTCCATTGGTTTGGCTTGTATTGCAAAAAAATACAGTTTGGGTTAACCGTCTTGTACTGGTGAGTTTTGGCTGTATTGCGATTTATCTTATTTACATGCTCAACAAGGCACATTTGATAATGATGATTCCAATAGTAGTAACTACATCGGCTTCTCTTTGGAAAGTGCGAAAAACTTCGGTTTAA
- a CDS encoding PorV/PorQ family protein: MTLKKTCLLLVLFISVITHSQVVRKYSNEFMSIGVDAAALGMSNVVVSHTADVNSGYWNPAGLLKMEDNQVSLMHASYFANIAQYDYAAYAMPLDDRSAVGVSLIRFGVDDILNTTQLIDSQGNVDYNRISLFSAADYAVTVSYARALPVQGFNYGINAKIIRRIIGDFASSWGFGFDLGLQYETQDEWKFGLMLRDITTTYNTWAINDEEFQKIKDAVPGENQEAPETSEVTLPKAQLGMSKKFIFHYDYSLLAAANLNMQFARTNDIFSSNLVSIDPAIGFEGGYIDLVFLRAGLGNFQKITEIDNSKKVSFQPNIGIGFKYKGIQVDYALTDLGDQSAALYSNIFSLKVDLGIFR, from the coding sequence ATGACTTTGAAAAAGACCTGCCTTTTATTGGTGCTTTTTATATCAGTAATCACTCACTCACAGGTTGTTAGAAAATACTCTAACGAATTCATGAGCATTGGTGTAGATGCTGCAGCACTGGGCATGTCGAATGTGGTGGTATCCCATACTGCCGATGTTAACTCCGGATACTGGAACCCTGCCGGCCTTTTAAAAATGGAAGACAATCAGGTTTCGTTAATGCACGCCAGTTATTTTGCCAACATCGCCCAATACGACTATGCCGCCTATGCCATGCCTTTGGATGACCGTAGCGCTGTCGGTGTATCGTTAATCCGTTTCGGGGTTGATGACATATTAAATACCACACAACTTATAGACAGTCAGGGCAATGTCGATTACAACCGTATCAGTTTGTTTTCAGCGGCTGATTATGCTGTTACGGTGTCATACGCAAGAGCGCTTCCGGTTCAGGGATTCAACTATGGGATCAACGCAAAAATCATACGTCGTATAATTGGTGATTTTGCCAGCTCCTGGGGATTTGGTTTTGATCTGGGATTACAGTATGAAACACAGGACGAATGGAAGTTCGGACTTATGCTTCGCGATATCACCACAACTTACAACACTTGGGCCATAAACGACGAAGAGTTCCAAAAAATAAAAGATGCCGTTCCCGGCGAAAATCAGGAAGCCCCAGAAACTTCGGAAGTCACTTTACCGAAGGCACAATTAGGGATGTCCAAAAAGTTTATTTTCCATTATGATTACAGTCTTTTGGCGGCAGCGAACCTAAACATGCAGTTTGCCCGAACCAACGACATCTTCTCATCAAATCTGGTAAGTATTGATCCTGCCATCGGATTTGAAGGCGGGTACATCGATTTGGTTTTTCTTCGTGCCGGCTTGGGTAATTTCCAGAAAATTACCGAAATAGACAATTCTAAAAAAGTGAGTTTTCAGCCCAATATCGGTATCGGATTTAAATACAAAGGCATTCAGGTGGATTATGCCCTGACCGATTTAGGCGACCAGAGCGCTGCTTTATATTCCAATATTTTTTCGCTAAAAGTTGATTTAGGCATTTTCAGATAA
- a CDS encoding CDP-alcohol phosphatidyltransferase family protein translates to MSFKKQIPNLITFLNLTAGLLALIHAFNGSYPEAFSLVCLGIFFDFWDGFFARIFNAQSPLGVQLDSLADMVTSGVVPGLVMYKMLSDIQENQDIYTLTPETNYMAIVPYIGFIITIASCYRLAKFNIDTRQTDSFIGLPTPANALLIMSIPMILFASQYEWLSNILSNPYFLVGLSFLSAYLLNAEIPLFSLKVKYFSWEKNKLQVFFLAVCAILLVMFQYLAIPLIILFYVFLSVINNKVLNKQV, encoded by the coding sequence ATGTCATTTAAAAAACAGATCCCAAATCTTATTACATTCTTAAATCTTACTGCAGGACTTTTGGCGTTGATACACGCTTTTAACGGTAGTTATCCTGAAGCATTTTCTTTAGTTTGCCTAGGTATCTTTTTTGATTTTTGGGACGGTTTTTTTGCACGTATTTTTAATGCACAAAGTCCTTTAGGTGTACAGTTGGACTCGCTTGCCGATATGGTGACCAGTGGTGTGGTACCTGGGTTAGTGATGTATAAAATGCTGTCTGATATTCAGGAGAACCAAGATATTTATACCCTGACGCCTGAGACCAATTACATGGCAATTGTGCCTTATATCGGTTTCATAATTACGATTGCATCATGTTATCGTTTAGCGAAGTTCAATATTGATACCCGCCAAACCGATTCATTCATCGGATTGCCAACACCGGCAAATGCGCTATTAATCATGAGTATTCCGATGATTTTGTTTGCCAGTCAGTACGAATGGCTTTCAAATATTTTGAGTAACCCTTATTTTCTGGTTGGCTTAAGTTTCTTAAGTGCTTATCTGTTAAATGCCGAAATTCCTTTGTTTTCATTGAAAGTGAAATATTTTAGCTGGGAGAAAAATAAACTTCAAGTGTTCTTTTTAGCTGTTTGTGCTATATTATTAGTGATGTTCCAGTATTTGGCTATTCCACTGATTATTCTTTTTTATGTATTCCTTTCGGTGATAAATAATAAGGTTTTAAATAAGCAGGTTTAA
- a CDS encoding glycoside hydrolase family 25 protein has protein sequence MRRVSAKKTPPKRTSRSKSSKTTKTPFGRLLLFTLGVLFVVLLIGVVYNYRNGLLYYLGFKTDKNVNELTEDEREIEDIRIFEVLSRHDTQLVGFDVSEYQSEIEWGKIDKIEDEFPLSFVFIRATAGSAKTDSRYKENWEAAKEHYFVRGAYHYYRPNENSIAQAENFIRTVKLKKGDLPPVLDIEKLPRKQSVDSLKVGLRRWLKHVEKHYKVKPIIYSGESYYTDFLKKEFKGYPLWIANYNFFVERIQKDWHFWQFTEKAQIPGIKGMVDVNVFNGNSEDLKALCIQ, from the coding sequence ATGAGACGTGTTTCTGCAAAGAAAACTCCACCGAAAAGAACATCACGGTCAAAATCTTCAAAAACAACCAAAACTCCTTTTGGGCGATTATTGCTGTTTACTTTGGGAGTGCTTTTTGTGGTTTTGTTAATTGGGGTGGTTTATAATTACCGAAACGGACTGCTTTATTATCTGGGATTTAAAACCGATAAAAATGTAAACGAGCTCACCGAAGATGAACGCGAAATTGAGGATATCCGCATTTTTGAAGTGCTGAGCAGGCACGATACCCAACTGGTTGGTTTTGATGTTTCCGAATACCAATCGGAAATAGAATGGGGGAAAATCGATAAGATCGAAGATGAATTTCCATTATCTTTTGTTTTTATTCGTGCTACAGCCGGAAGCGCCAAAACTGATTCCCGTTACAAAGAAAACTGGGAAGCGGCCAAAGAGCATTATTTTGTTCGGGGGGCTTATCACTATTATCGACCGAATGAGAATTCAATTGCTCAGGCTGAGAATTTTATCCGAACCGTAAAACTCAAAAAAGGAGATTTACCTCCGGTGCTTGATATTGAGAAATTACCCAGAAAACAATCTGTCGACAGTTTGAAAGTAGGCTTACGCCGTTGGTTAAAGCATGTCGAAAAACATTATAAGGTAAAGCCGATTATTTATTCCGGAGAGAGTTATTATACCGATTTTCTAAAGAAAGAATTTAAAGGGTATCCATTGTGGATTGCGAATTACAATTTCTTTGTGGAGCGGATTCAGAAAGACTGGCATTTTTGGCAGTTTACCGAGAAAGCCCAGATCCCGGGTATAAAGGGAATGGTTGATGTTAATGTGTTTAACGGAAACAGCGAAGATTTAAAGGCGCTTTGTATTCAGTAG
- a CDS encoding DUF5808 domain-containing protein, which produces MENPDKETLDNWHKDPNNWKWGIFYYNPKDPRVMVPKKIEWMGWTINFANTKAVLLFLGMALFFIFVVTLISNH; this is translated from the coding sequence ATGGAAAATCCAGATAAGGAAACTTTAGACAACTGGCACAAAGACCCAAATAACTGGAAATGGGGAATTTTCTATTACAATCCGAAAGATCCGAGAGTCATGGTTCCTAAAAAAATTGAATGGATGGGCTGGACCATCAATTTCGCCAACACCAAAGCCGTTCTTTTATTCCTTGGAATGGCTCTTTTCTTTATTTTCGTGGTAACGTTAATTTCTAATCATTAA
- the lptB gene encoding LPS export ABC transporter ATP-binding protein encodes MKLRADNIVKTYKGRSVVKGVSVEVNRGEIVGLLGPNGAGKTTSFYMIVGLVKPNAGNIYLDDTNITDFPMYKRAQHGIGYLAQEASVFRKLSIEDNILSVLQLTNLSKVEQEAKMESLIDEFSLQHIRTNRGDLLSGGERRRTEIARCLATDPKFILLDEPFAGVDPVAVEDIQRIVAQLKNKNIGILITDHNVQETLAITDKTYLMFEGGILKAGVPDELVEDEMVRRVYLGQNFELRKKKLEF; translated from the coding sequence ATGAAATTAAGAGCCGATAATATTGTTAAAACCTACAAAGGCAGAAGCGTGGTAAAAGGCGTTTCGGTGGAAGTAAATCGTGGAGAAATCGTTGGTTTATTAGGCCCGAACGGAGCCGGAAAAACCACTTCCTTCTACATGATTGTTGGTTTGGTAAAGCCCAATGCGGGAAACATCTACCTGGACGACACCAATATTACCGACTTCCCTATGTATAAACGCGCACAACACGGTATCGGATATCTGGCTCAGGAAGCTTCGGTTTTCCGAAAACTGAGCATTGAGGACAATATTTTAAGCGTATTACAGCTTACAAACCTTTCCAAAGTGGAACAGGAGGCTAAAATGGAATCACTGATTGACGAATTCAGCCTACAGCATATCAGAACTAACCGAGGGGATCTACTTTCGGGAGGAGAACGCCGTCGTACGGAAATCGCACGTTGCTTGGCTACTGACCCGAAATTCATTTTATTGGATGAGCCGTTTGCGGGAGTTGACCCGGTGGCGGTAGAAGATATTCAGCGTATCGTCGCTCAATTGAAAAACAAAAACATCGGAATCCTTATTACCGACCACAACGTACAGGAAACCCTTGCAATTACAGACAAAACCTATCTAATGTTTGAAGGAGGTATCCTAAAAGCCGGAGTACCGGATGAGTTGGTGGAAGACGAGATGGTACGTCGTGTATATTTAGGTCAGAATTTTGAGTTGAGAAAAAAGAAACTGGAGTTTTAA
- a CDS encoding carboxymuconolactone decarboxylase family protein: protein MADLVKEFNDYRSKMNEKLLADDNKVIKRIFNLDTNAYMEGALDVKTKELLGLVASAVLRCDDCIKYHLETAYKNGITKEEMMETMGIATLVGGTIVIPHLRRAYEFWEALENQE, encoded by the coding sequence ATGGCTGATTTAGTAAAAGAATTCAACGACTACCGTTCGAAAATGAACGAAAAATTATTGGCCGATGACAATAAAGTTATCAAACGAATTTTCAATTTAGATACCAATGCCTATATGGAAGGCGCTTTGGATGTAAAAACCAAAGAACTTTTGGGATTGGTTGCTTCAGCAGTATTACGTTGCGATGATTGCATCAAATACCATTTGGAAACCGCATACAAAAACGGGATAACCAAAGAGGAAATGATGGAAACCATGGGAATTGCCACTTTAGTTGGCGGAACTATTGTTATTCCGCACCTGAGAAGAGCTTACGAATTTTGGGAAGCTTTAGAAAATCAGGAATAA
- the tatC gene encoding twin-arginine translocase subunit TatC, with the protein MAANKSGKEMSFLEHLEEFRWLLVRSTIAILIGGCVAYHFSDFIFDTVIFGPKDGNFITYRFFCEIANQYDLDKSFCIQELPFELQNRTMEGQFSMLIWTAITVGFIIAFPFILWELWKFVSPALYDKERKNIKLFIFIASLLFFMGVAFGYFVLTPLSINFLANLTISDHVKNAIDVESYIGLVKTTSLATGLVFELPIVIYFLSKLGIVTPQFLRDYRKYSYVIILIIAAIVTPPDVISQTIVTIPLVILYEISIFISSFVTKKEELKTI; encoded by the coding sequence ATGGCAGCGAATAAATCCGGAAAAGAAATGTCTTTTTTAGAACATTTGGAGGAATTCAGATGGCTGTTGGTACGAAGCACAATTGCCATTCTTATAGGCGGCTGCGTAGCCTATCACTTTAGCGATTTCATTTTCGACACTGTTATATTCGGCCCAAAAGACGGTAATTTCATAACCTACCGCTTCTTTTGCGAGATAGCCAACCAATACGATTTGGACAAAAGTTTCTGCATTCAGGAATTACCATTCGAATTGCAAAACCGAACCATGGAAGGGCAATTCTCAATGCTAATCTGGACTGCGATTACGGTAGGATTCATAATTGCTTTCCCTTTTATCCTGTGGGAATTATGGAAATTTGTCAGCCCGGCCCTATATGACAAAGAACGCAAAAACATTAAGCTTTTTATTTTTATTGCTTCACTCTTATTCTTTATGGGAGTAGCATTCGGTTATTTTGTCCTGACACCGCTCTCCATTAATTTCCTGGCCAACCTAACCATTAGTGACCATGTCAAAAACGCCATCGACGTAGAATCATACATCGGATTGGTAAAAACAACCTCACTTGCTACAGGTTTGGTCTTTGAATTGCCAATCGTAATTTATTTCCTTTCAAAGCTTGGAATCGTAACACCTCAATTCTTGAGGGATTACAGAAAATACTCGTATGTTATCATCCTAATTATAGCCGCAATTGTCACACCTCCTGATGTAATCAGTCAGACGATTGTAACCATTCCGCTTGTAATTCTGTATGAGATAAGTATTTTTATATCAAGTTTTGTAACCAAGAAGGAAGAACTTAAAACCATTTAA
- a CDS encoding KpsF/GutQ family sugar-phosphate isomerase yields the protein MTVRETILNTAKKTILSESESVANLINFIDDDFAKAVELIYSCKGRLIVTGIGKSAIIATKMVATFNSTGTPSMFLHAAEAIHGDLGMVQPGDVIICISKSGNSPEIKVLVPLLKRFGNTLIGMTANKNSFLGKESDCVLNAHVDMESCPNNLAPTNSTTAQLVLGDALAVCLMEIRNFGSEDFAKYHPGGALGKKLLLRVVDMLDQTHRPQVTPDSDIRHIIMEISEKRLGVTAVVENNHVVGIITDGDIRRMLENRDSFGDLTAKDIMTKNPKTVQLSDMVVDAFNTMENHSITQMIVIDSNQYKGVLHIHDILKEGII from the coding sequence TTGACAGTCAGGGAAACCATTTTAAACACGGCAAAAAAAACTATATTATCAGAAAGCGAGAGCGTTGCTAATCTTATAAATTTCATTGATGATGATTTTGCAAAAGCGGTAGAGTTAATCTACAGTTGCAAAGGCCGCCTAATAGTTACCGGCATCGGAAAAAGCGCCATCATTGCTACTAAAATGGTAGCAACTTTCAATTCCACAGGCACACCTTCCATGTTCCTTCATGCAGCCGAAGCTATTCACGGCGATTTAGGAATGGTCCAACCCGGAGATGTGATTATCTGCATTTCTAAAAGCGGCAATAGCCCGGAAATCAAAGTACTTGTTCCTTTATTAAAGCGTTTTGGCAATACCCTTATCGGCATGACCGCTAATAAAAACTCTTTTCTGGGCAAAGAATCCGACTGCGTTTTAAACGCTCATGTAGATATGGAATCCTGCCCTAATAATTTAGCTCCAACCAACAGCACTACGGCGCAATTGGTTTTGGGAGATGCGCTTGCCGTTTGTTTGATGGAAATCCGAAACTTCGGAAGCGAAGACTTTGCAAAGTACCATCCAGGTGGTGCGTTAGGCAAAAAATTATTGCTTCGCGTGGTCGATATGCTGGATCAGACACATCGCCCTCAGGTAACTCCGGATTCCGATATCAGACACATAATCATGGAAATTTCCGAAAAGCGTTTGGGCGTTACCGCTGTAGTTGAAAATAATCATGTGGTCGGCATCATAACCGATGGTGACATACGAAGAATGCTTGAAAACAGAGACAGTTTCGGAGATTTGACCGCCAAGGACATCATGACCAAAAATCCAAAAACGGTACAATTATCAGATATGGTTGTAGATGCATTCAACACCATGGAAAACCACTCCATTACACAAATGATTGTTATCGACAGCAACCAATACAAAGGCGTTCTTCACATTCATGACATTTTAAAAGAAGGAATTATATAA
- a CDS encoding RecQ family ATP-dependent DNA helicase, translating to MKPSEIDLHKELKKFFGFNQFKGLQEGVVKSIITHNNTFVIMPTGGGKSLCYQLPALVLDGTAIVVSPLIALMKNQVDAIRSLSSEFGVAHVLNSSLTKTEVNQVKKDITSGLTKLLYVAPESLTKEEYVDFLKGVPISFVAIDEAHCISEWGHDFRPEYRNLRSIIKQLGEDIPVIGLTATATPKVQEDILKNLDMTDANTFKASFNRPNLFYEVRTKTKNIEGDIIRFIKQHKGKSGVIYCLSRKKVEEIAQVLQVNGISAVPYHAGLDAKTRAKHQDMFLMEDVEVVVATIAFGMGIDKPDVRFVIHHDIPKSLESYYQETGRAGRDGGEGHCLAYYSYKDIEKLEKFMAGKPVAEQEIGFALLQEVVAYAETSMSRRKFLLHYFGEEFDDVDGEGADMDDNVRNPKKKVEAQDQVVTLLETVRDTKELYKSKEVIFTLIGKINATIKAHKTDAQKFFAKGEDHDEKYWMALIRQVLVDGLLSKDIETYGVIKLTQKGKDFIKKPYSFMMSEDHEYSETEDEAIVTAAKSSGTADEALMTMLMDLRKKVAKKLGVPPFVVFQEPSLEDMALKYPISIDELSNVHGVGEGKAKKYGKEFVELIARYVEDNDIMRPDDLVVKSTGANSALKLYIIQNIDRKLPLDDIAKAKGIDMDTLLKEMEQIVYSGTKLNISYWLDDILDEDQQEEIHDYFMESHSDKIQDALDEFEGDYDTEELRLMRIKFISEVAN from the coding sequence ATGAAGCCAAGCGAAATTGACTTACATAAAGAGTTAAAAAAATTTTTTGGTTTTAACCAGTTCAAAGGTTTACAGGAAGGTGTTGTCAAAAGTATTATTACTCATAACAATACTTTTGTGATTATGCCTACGGGTGGTGGTAAGTCATTGTGTTACCAACTGCCGGCTTTGGTGCTGGATGGTACAGCTATAGTTGTTTCCCCGCTGATTGCCTTGATGAAAAACCAGGTGGATGCCATCAGGAGTTTGTCTTCTGAATTTGGCGTTGCGCATGTTTTAAACTCTTCGCTTACCAAAACTGAAGTCAATCAGGTGAAGAAGGATATTACTTCCGGATTGACCAAATTGTTATACGTCGCCCCCGAATCGTTAACAAAAGAAGAATATGTCGACTTTTTAAAAGGAGTGCCTATTTCCTTTGTGGCCATAGATGAGGCGCATTGTATTTCGGAATGGGGACATGATTTTCGACCGGAATACCGAAACCTGCGTAGTATCATTAAGCAGTTGGGGGAAGATATCCCTGTCATTGGGTTGACGGCAACCGCTACACCGAAAGTTCAGGAAGATATTCTTAAAAATTTGGATATGACAGATGCCAATACTTTTAAGGCGTCGTTCAACCGTCCGAATTTATTCTATGAGGTACGTACCAAAACTAAAAATATTGAAGGCGATATTATCCGCTTCATTAAACAGCATAAAGGAAAGTCGGGAGTAATTTATTGCCTAAGCCGTAAAAAGGTTGAGGAAATTGCTCAGGTTTTACAGGTTAACGGTATCAGTGCGGTTCCGTATCATGCAGGATTGGATGCCAAAACTAGAGCCAAACACCAGGACATGTTCCTTATGGAGGATGTAGAAGTAGTGGTGGCTACCATTGCCTTTGGTATGGGAATTGACAAGCCGGACGTTCGTTTTGTGATCCATCACGATATTCCGAAATCTCTGGAGAGTTACTATCAAGAAACTGGTAGGGCTGGCAGGGACGGAGGAGAAGGTCATTGTTTGGCTTATTACTCTTATAAAGATATCGAGAAACTTGAAAAATTCATGGCCGGAAAACCGGTGGCTGAGCAGGAAATTGGTTTTGCTTTGCTGCAGGAGGTAGTGGCTTACGCAGAAACGTCAATGTCACGCCGTAAATTTTTACTCCACTATTTTGGTGAAGAATTTGATGATGTGGACGGTGAAGGGGCTGATATGGATGACAATGTTCGCAACCCGAAGAAGAAAGTAGAAGCTCAGGATCAGGTCGTAACGCTTTTGGAAACTGTTCGCGACACTAAAGAATTGTATAAGTCGAAAGAAGTGATTTTTACCCTTATCGGAAAAATCAACGCAACCATTAAGGCCCATAAGACTGATGCTCAGAAATTCTTCGCTAAAGGGGAAGACCATGATGAAAAATATTGGATGGCATTAATACGTCAGGTACTGGTGGATGGATTGCTTTCTAAAGATATTGAAACATACGGTGTTATAAAACTGACACAAAAAGGAAAGGATTTTATTAAAAAACCGTATTCTTTTATGATGTCGGAAGACCATGAATACAGTGAAACTGAAGATGAAGCAATTGTAACTGCGGCCAAATCTTCAGGAACGGCAGATGAAGCGCTGATGACCATGCTGATGGATTTGCGAAAAAAAGTAGCCAAAAAATTAGGTGTTCCGCCGTTTGTGGTTTTTCAGGAACCTTCTTTGGAAGACATGGCGCTGAAATACCCGATTTCTATCGATGAGTTAAGCAATGTTCATGGGGTGGGAGAAGGAAAAGCTAAAAAATACGGTAAGGAATTTGTCGAACTAATCGCCCGTTATGTGGAAGATAACGACATTATGCGACCGGATGATTTGGTGGTGAAATCAACGGGAGCCAATTCTGCACTGAAATTATACATCATTCAGAATATAGACAGAAAACTGCCATTGGATGATATCGCCAAAGCCAAGGGAATAGATATGGATACGCTCCTGAAAGAAATGGAACAGATTGTTTATTCCGGCACGAAGCTGAATATCAGTTACTGGTTGGATGACATTCTGGACGAAGATCAGCAGGAAGAAATTCACGATTATTTCATGGAATCCCATTCTGATAAAATTCAGGATGCACTGGATGAATTCGAAGGTGATTATGATACGGAAGAATTACGATTGATGCGTATCAAATTTATCAGCGAAGTAGCTAACTAG
- a CDS encoding DUF2891 domain-containing protein, with the protein MRNLLVTTFVFLISFTGFSQQLNLEQANRLASLPLKCMQQEYPNKLGQLLLDSTEIASPKELHPSFYGCFDWHSSVHGHWSLVYLLKQFPDLDNRQEIIQKLKINLSKENIEKEVVYLKKKHEKSFERLYGWAWVLKLQQELSDCNEPFAQELSQNLQPLSDLLIEMYIEFLPKLYYPVRVGTHNNTAFGMALAWDYAVYFKNEKFKKVLKDNALRMFKNDEGCPFAWEPSGIDFLSPCMEEMGIMQRILTEEEFLKWAKKFAKPLFDKKFAWETAKVSDRTDGHLVHLDGLNFSRAWHFYALAAQFEKFRHLKAVGDLHLKHSLPFLTDGNYEGEHWLASFALRAFEQRKGLPE; encoded by the coding sequence ATGAGAAATTTACTTGTCACAACCTTCGTTTTTTTAATTTCATTTACCGGTTTTTCCCAACAGTTGAATCTGGAACAAGCCAATCGATTAGCATCATTACCATTAAAATGTATGCAACAGGAGTATCCCAACAAATTAGGACAGTTGTTGCTGGACTCAACGGAAATTGCCTCGCCAAAAGAATTACATCCTTCTTTTTACGGTTGTTTTGACTGGCATTCATCCGTGCATGGTCATTGGTCGTTGGTTTATCTTTTGAAACAGTTTCCTGATTTGGACAACCGCCAGGAAATCATTCAGAAACTGAAAATCAATCTTTCTAAAGAGAATATTGAGAAAGAAGTGGTATATCTGAAGAAAAAACACGAAAAATCCTTTGAAAGACTTTACGGCTGGGCCTGGGTGTTGAAATTGCAACAGGAATTGTCAGATTGCAACGAACCGTTTGCTCAGGAATTGTCACAAAATCTCCAGCCGCTATCTGACTTGTTAATTGAAATGTATATCGAATTTTTACCCAAACTGTACTATCCGGTTAGGGTGGGAACCCACAATAATACGGCTTTTGGGATGGCATTGGCTTGGGATTATGCTGTTTATTTCAAAAATGAAAAATTCAAAAAAGTACTGAAAGACAATGCTTTACGAATGTTTAAAAATGATGAGGGTTGCCCTTTTGCCTGGGAGCCGAGCGGTATCGATTTTTTATCGCCCTGTATGGAAGAAATGGGGATCATGCAGCGTATTTTGACCGAAGAGGAATTCTTAAAATGGGCCAAAAAGTTTGCAAAACCTTTATTTGATAAGAAGTTTGCTTGGGAAACCGCAAAGGTATCCGACAGGACAGACGGACATTTAGTACATCTCGACGGATTGAATTTTAGTCGTGCCTGGCATTTTTATGCCCTTGCTGCTCAGTTTGAAAAGTTCAGGCATTTGAAAGCGGTAGGCGATCTGCATTTGAAGCACTCGCTGCCTTTTTTGACGGATGGAAATTATGAAGGGGAACATTGGTTGGCTTCTTTCGCATTGAGAGCTTTTGAGCAAAGAAAGGGGCTTCCGGAATAA